From the uncultured Methanomethylovorans sp. genome, the window CTGAGAGAATACCTTTCCCATGCCTAAAGATATAGGTACTTAGTGCTTCTTTAGGTCTGTCAGGCATTATTCCTACAAATAAATGAGGTTATCACAAGACTGAGGAACGGATGTAAGCGCACATAGGTCGTCAGTATAAGCACAATTGTCAGCGCAACTGAAAAAATGAGCAAAGGCCCCATAAGAAAATACTTTTTTCTGACTTATTAAACCTTTATGTTCTAATAAAAAAGGATGAAAGAAAACAGGTCAGTAATCAACCTGTTCCGTCTCTTTGATCTTTTCTTTGAACAGAGTATATACCCAGAGCTGGTAGAGAATCACTATTGGCACAAACACTAGCGCTCCTGCCAACATGATACTCAAGGTCATCTGACTTGATGCACCCTCAAAGACATCTATTCCGTATTCAAGGGCAATAGATGACTTAAGCATGTATGGATATATGCTTGCAAGTCCACTCTCGACAATAAACAATATCGTTCCAAGGTTACAGCAGAATGCTATGAATGCCTTCTCTTGCTTTGAAAAAACTACAGCAAGTAAAGCAGTAATGACTGCGATAGCTGGCAATGCATACAGAACAGGTGTTGCCGAATAGTTTGCTGTAAATCCTTCAATACCCACAAACGAGTATGCCAGATAGACTAGGGAAAGTACAAGCACAACAATAGTACTCTTCTTTGCAAGATCGCTTGCTTTTGCCGCCAAGGCGCCTTCTGTCTTTACTTTGATCCAAAGAGCACCTGAAGTAACGCTGATAAGCACAAACAAGATACCACCTATCAATGCATATGGTCCAAAGAGTCCAAGAAGGGTACCTTCATACACTCCTCCGGCAGCTATTTCAAGCCCCTTGAAGAAGTTTGCAAAGGCAACTCCCAGAACCAAAGAGACCAGAAAGCTTCCAAGGAACCATCCCCATATGAGGACATTTTGTATCTTAGGACTGTCATCCTTGTGAAGATATTCCACGGAAATACCTCTTGCTATCAAACCGATGAGCAGCAACATCATCGGGAGGTACAGGAACGTAAACATCTTGGAAAATACCAGCGGGAATGCAGCAAAAGTACCTCCTGCTGCTAGGATGAGCCATACTTCATTGCCACCCCAAAAAGGACCTACAGATTTCTGGATCTGTATCCTCTGCACCTTATCTGCGGCAATAAAGGGTGTTAAAAGACCGGCACCAAGGGAAAATGAGTCTACAATGAAATAAACTCCCCATATTACACACCACAGGAAAAACCAGATTACAGCAAGCATATCGCGAGTTAGGAAATCTAGCATGTTCACTCAACTCCTCTGGCATTGACCACGGTTTTCTTGATAAGGTATATCTCAAAGACTATCAGAGCAAGATAAAATCCACTGATAAGCAGAATACTCACCAACACATCTGAAATTGGAACTGATGATATGCCATTAGCTGTCTTTAATAGCCCGTATACTATCCAAGGCTGCCTTCCTACCTCAGCTACAATCCATCCAGCAGTAATGGCAATGTAAGGAAGAGGAATAGACCACACCAGTAGCTTAAGGTATTTATCTGACATGTACAGTTTTCCTGACTTTTGTAGATATGAGCCAACAAGTGCCTCTGCAATGAAAAGGAAGCCTAGCATTGTCATCAACTTGAAACTCCAGAATACCATTCCAACAGGAGGTAATTCGTCCTGAGGTAGCTGGTTAAGTCCTGTAATCGTCCCGCTGAAACTTCCAGTATACAGGAAACTTGCAAAACCGGGAATTCCCAGTAACTCGATACTGTTAGAACCAGTACTTGCATCCGGCACCTGTATCAGGTACATGGGCACTGAGGATCCTGTGTCCCATATTGCATCCATTGATGCTCCTTTAGCAGGCTGGACCTCAGTAACATATTGTGCATAACCGTGACCTAGGACCGGAAGCATGACTGCAGTAGCGAGTGCTATGGTAACTGCTATGCTGAAAGACTTTTTGAACACTTCACTGTTGTTCTTTTTAAGGAAATGATATGCACAGATCCCCATTATCAGGAACGCGGTTAGCAGATATGCTGAAAGCAGAGTATGTACCAGCATATACCATACATAACTGTTTGTAAGAAGGGCAATGAAATCTGTCATTATCACTTTGCTTCCATCAGCAGCCATTTCATAACCTATGGGATTTTGCATAAATCCGTTTGCTGTGATGATCCACAATGCAGATATGTTGGTACCCAGAGCGACCATCCACATGGAAAATGCCTTTAGTTTCTGACGGTTGCGGTTAAGGAATATCCACGCACCAAAGAAAGTGCCTTCAAGGAAGAAAGCTAATAATGCTTCCACTGCTAAAGGTGGTCCAAAGACATCACCCATAAACTCTGAATAAGCACCCCAGTTAGTGCCAAACTGGAAAGTCATTGCAAGACCTGTAACAAGACCTATTGCGAAGTTAATCTTGAATATCCTGCCCCAAAAATCGGCCATTTTCCGCCAAGTTTCATCTTTATTCTTGTAATATACCGTCTCCATGACAGCCACTAACAATGCAAGTCCCAGTGTCAATGGGACAAATAGGAAATGGAATGCAACTGTTAGAGCAAACTGAAGTCGGCTTAGTAAAAGCAACTCAACCATTCTTTATCCCTCATTTGTTTACCAATTTGTCAATAATCACAATCTGGAGAAATTCGAATTATAGTTATATATTTATTCTATCTAAATTATATTTATATACTTTAGACCATGTTTTCAACTAGAGAATGACATAACCCCTATAACAACGATAAAGAAAAGGCTCTGACCTTTAATGGCCATGAGCCAGTAGATAATCAATCTCTGCTCTGCAAAAGCTCGATATCTTCCATCACAGCTTCCAGATCATCTTCATGCTCGATCTCATCAGTGAGGATCTGCAGTACTATGTTGTAGGTCACAGGATCTTTATCCTTGACCATCTGAAGGATATTGTTGTATACCTGGATGGCACATTGCTCTCCTTTTATGTTTTGTTCAAGGATCTTCTTTACGAAGGGGTCTTCTGGAGCGTCATAACCGCAGTGTGAAAGCTTGTCCCAGTCTGCAGGAGACAGTACTGGTGTTCCACCAAGCTGTATAATCCTGGTGGCAAGCATATCTGCATGTCTAAGCTCATCAGCCGCATGTTGGATCAGCTCAGCTGCTGCTGCTTCCTTCATCGGCCCTTTGATGACTTTTGCCCCTATCCAGTATTGATAGTAGGCAAACCATTCATCAGCTAATGCCCTGTTCAGTTCGGCTACTAATTCATTGACATTTATCCCAAGAATCTCTATTCCTTTAGTCCCCATTTTTATCACCTCCTTTTTATATACATGGGAAACTTACTTAAGATTCTCTTTTAAAGCACATGAACCAGTCCAGGCAATACTTACCTTCTTCCTTCTTCTCAACACGCTCTTTTGCAACGCCACATGATCCTGGTGGTGGGATAATGACATCCTCGCCTGGTTGCCAGTTGGCAGGAGTTGCAACTCCGTCTGCATCTGATTTTTGCATAGCCAGGAGCAATCTCTTGATCTCGGCCATGTTCCTGCCGTTGGATAGCGGATAATAGATAATTGCCCTGATCTTTGCCTTTGGATCAATGAAAAACACTGCTCTTACTGCCTGTGTATTGGATGCATTGGGCTGCACCATTCCGAACATTTTGGCAACGTCCATCCTCAAGTCTTCTATAACAGGGAAAGTGACCTCCACATTTTTCATTCCCTTGAACTCGATCTTCTCCTTGATGGTCCGAAGCCATGCAATGTGTGCATATATGCTATCGATGGAAAGACCAATGAGTTCTGTGTTGAGTTTCTTGAATTCGTCCTGCATGGAAGCAAAGGTCATGAATTCGGTGGTACAAACCGGTGTGAAATCAGCAGGGTGGCTGAACAGAATGACCCATTTACCTTTGTAATCTTCCGGGAACTTGATCTCGCCCATTGTGGTCTTTGCTGTGAACTTCGGTGCATCGTCGCCTATTAAAGGCATAGTTACTCTTTCTTCATCCATTTATTGTATCCTCCTTACATTGTTTACATATCCCATAGAAATTAGTGCTCATTGAATCAATACTAAATCCTTCTATATCTTCGGCTATCTTCATTGAATAATCGAACAATTCTTCTGACTGATAGTCATCCATCTTTCCACACTTTCTGCAGATCAGATGATGATGTGGTACAAAATTCGCTTCAAACCTTGTGACCCCTTTTACATTCACCTCCTCAAGTAACCCTTTCTGAGAAAGGAACTTCAGGTTTTTATAAACTGTAGCCTTGCTGATGCGAGTCAGTTTTTTTCTGACACCATCATAAACTTCGTCTACTGTAGGATGACCTTTGTGTTCACGCAGGAAAGCGATTATCTCCACACGCTGGTTAGTGTATTTCATATCTGCTTCCCCTATGTTATCCATTGAAATTCCACCTATACCTGCCTTTAAGGCATTTTTGTTTGAACATAGATGATATCCAATTCTAAATGATATTCGTTATTATTTAAGAATTTCGTTTGATTAATAGTTCGTATTAAATAAAACTTATTCTTACTATAAACTGTACGGCACATCAGATATATATTGGACAGTACCACTAAATATATTCTTGCTTATGCTCTATAATATGTGATGTTTAATACTCGCTTTTTTATTCAGCATTGTGCATAAAAATACCAAAAATCGTATTCAAAGGTTCAGTTTATATATCGACCTGTACAATGGAACCTGGATAAAAGATGAGCTGCATCAAGATACTTTCATGGAATGTCAATGGCCTTCGCGCTGCGTACAAAAAGGGATTTATGGACATTTTCACAACACATCAGCCAGATATTCTCTGTCTGCAAGAAACAAAAGCACAGGAAGACCAGTTGCCTTCAAGTCTAAGACATGTGAATGGATACAAAGCATATTTCTCTTCTGCAGAGAAAAAAGGATATAGTGGAGTGGCCACTTACACAAAAACTGAACCCATTGAGATTAGCTCTAAGCTGGGAGCTAGAAAATTTGATACAGAGGGGAGGATTATAACCTCTGATTTTGGTGAGTTCATACTTTTTAATGTCTATTTTCCTAATGGTAAAGCCTCTCAGGAGCGGCTTGATTTCAAAATGGAGTTTTATGATATGTTCCTGGAGCGCTTAGATGCTTTAAAAGCACAAGGCAAGAAGCTCATAATTTGTGGAGATGTGAACACAGCACATAAAAAAATAGACCTGGCACGACCAAAGGAGAATGAAAAAGTTTCCGGATTCCTGCCTCAGGAAAGAGCCTGGATAGGCAAATTGATAGATCATGGATATCTGGACACTTTACGCATTTTCAATGATCAGCCTAGCCAGTACACGTGGTGGGACATGAAAACAAGGGCAAGAGAAAGAAATGTTGGCTGGAGAATAGATTACTTCTTTGCCAGTGATAATTTGAAGGATAGCATAAAGTCTTCTTTTATCTTGCCAGAGATCATGGGTTCAGATCATTGCCCCATTGGGATAGAACTTAATATTTGAATACTATGGCTCTGTATTTTCATCCCAAATACTACCTTCCCTTTCAATTTCATCACATTCTTTTGCACAAAGATAGGATAACTTGGCTCGTCCCCGAACCCGGAACAGGTATTCTTAAATACTTTTTCCCAGTGAGGTTGCTGCCTCAATAATATCCGTGTCTTCTCTTTTCATTTGATTTCCTTCCTTTTAGAGGTACTGTTTTAACTGATGCCATACAGTGCTGCTCCCAGTGCTCCTGTGATTTGCGGTTCAGGAGGCACATAAAGTGATATCCCTAGCTCTTTTTCCAGAGCTGCTTTAATGGCGGCATTTTTTGCCACACCTCCCACGAAGGCTACATTTTGTTTTAACTCCAATTGTCGGGCCATGACAGCAACTCTCCTGGCAATACTTTCAATGAGTCCAGCTGCGATATCTTCTTTTGCAAATCCTCTTGCACGGAGGGATATAACTTCGGACTCTGCAAAAACAGTACACATACTTGTTATACCTGCAGGCGTTTTTGAAGCGAGCGCCAGATCCCCCAGCTCTTCTATTGGTACTTCAAGAGCCCTTGCCGTGTACTCTAAGAATTTGCCTGTGCCAGCTGCACATTTATCATTCATTAAAAAATCAGTTACTTTGCCGCCATTTACCGAAATTACTTTGCTGTCCTGGCCACCTATATCAATTATCCCGTTAACATTCGGGCACAGGTGATATACGCCCGTGGCATGGGCAGTAATCTCACTTATAGCTTTGTCTGCAAACTTTATGCTATTCCTGCCATATCCTGTTGAATATACATGCTTAACATCTTTTTTGTCGATTCCCGCATGTGTGAGTACGTCTTCATATGCGATTTCTGCCGCTGACATAAAATCGAATCCTGTAGACCTTATAGTGTGGGTGATGTTCTTGTCGCCGTTGACCAGGACTGCCTTCGTTGTGGCTGAACCCGCATCTATTCCAACTGAGATCATGAAAGCATCTCCATAAATGCATCCACACGAAGCCCAATCTGCTCGACATCCGAGTTACTGTAATCCATCTCGATAAAAAGCATAGGTACCCCGGCCTTCTTCAGAGCCTGATGTACCTTATGTTTCTCTATATTGTATCCGTGGCAGAACTGAAGGGTGTAGTATACAATCCCATCGACTTTAAAATCTCTCGCAAGTTCTAAAATGTTATCTATACGTCTGTCGTTCGGACTCATACAGGAGCAGGGTATTTTTATATAGCGTTCAGCCAGCGCCAGCATCGGATCCTTGTTTTCGTCGACCAGGTCCCAGAACGATCTTGTGCCAGTACAGCTTTCCTCAGCAACGATAACACCGCCTCTGTTCTCTATAATTTCTGGAACTTTTGTGTTTCCGCTCGACATCGGACAACCAGAGATCATTATCCTGGGCTTATGTGCCCCATCAGGCTTAATCCTCTCTACTTCGTCGATTAGTAGATGAAGGGACTTTTTCAATTCGTCCGTCGATAGGAAATACTGCTTTTGAAGGATCTTCAGCACATCGACGCCGCTTATGGGTGAAGGGTCTTTTTTTCGCAGTTCATAGAGTCGGTGAAACAGTTGTCTCGTCTCGTTCGAGGATTGTATTTCCTCTTTTAATTGTTCAACAGTGATCTTATTGCCCGTCAGCTGTTCCATGACACGTTTGAATTTATTAAGTTCTCCCAAAAAATAGTGTAGGGCTTCAGGGCTATCTGGCCTTTGTGGGAGGTCGATCACATAGGTTGGGACATAATCTCCCAATAATTCATACATCTTTTTCTTACTATCACAGGTATTCTCGGCGATTATCAGATCTACCATACCGAAGTAAGAGCACGATTTTATGCCCAAACAACCGTCATTAACAATTGAGCCAAAGGAAGATTTGACAAGTGGGCAGATGTTCCTTGGTAAATATTGCTCCGCTATGGATATAGTGTCATTCTTGCCTCCGCAGAGTATTATACGGTCAGCGCCTGCCGCAAAGACAATCTCGTCAGGCACGAAAAGACAAAAAGTGCCGACTAATTTCTTTCCCGCTTTTCTTTCATCTGCTATCTGGCAGATCCGTATATTATATGAGTTTTTAAGTTGGTCAAGACTTTCGAAATGTTGCATTTTCTACCTACAAATACTGGACTTTTATATATTAAATTGTTTACTATCTTTGTTTTTTTGTATTATAGCCACAGCTGATAGGCCATGTGAAGTCGTCATACATAGAACTTCAAGGGAAAAGGTGGATTTCCAGTGGAGTTTTTGGGCTTGGAAAATCCGGGTAAAATCGGGATGCATGCCAACTGTGGCACACAGTCCTTAATCGTGTACCTAAGGGAACGGATGAAAAAAGCTTCTGTCTCCTCGAAGCGGTGTTTTTGCG encodes:
- the cydB gene encoding cytochrome d ubiquinol oxidase subunit II; this encodes MLDFLTRDMLAVIWFFLWCVIWGVYFIVDSFSLGAGLLTPFIAADKVQRIQIQKSVGPFWGGNEVWLILAAGGTFAAFPLVFSKMFTFLYLPMMLLLIGLIARGISVEYLHKDDSPKIQNVLIWGWFLGSFLVSLVLGVAFANFFKGLEIAAGGVYEGTLLGLFGPYALIGGILFVLISVTSGALWIKVKTEGALAAKASDLAKKSTIVVLVLSLVYLAYSFVGIEGFTANYSATPVLYALPAIAVITALLAVVFSKQEKAFIAFCCNLGTILFIVESGLASIYPYMLKSSIALEYGIDVFEGASSQMTLSIMLAGALVFVPIVILYQLWVYTLFKEKIKETEQVDY
- a CDS encoding double-cubane-cluster-containing anaerobic reductase is translated as MQHFESLDQLKNSYNIRICQIADERKAGKKLVGTFCLFVPDEIVFAAGADRIILCGGKNDTISIAEQYLPRNICPLVKSSFGSIVNDGCLGIKSCSYFGMVDLIIAENTCDSKKKMYELLGDYVPTYVIDLPQRPDSPEALHYFLGELNKFKRVMEQLTGNKITVEQLKEEIQSSNETRQLFHRLYELRKKDPSPISGVDVLKILQKQYFLSTDELKKSLHLLIDEVERIKPDGAHKPRIMISGCPMSSGNTKVPEIIENRGGVIVAEESCTGTRSFWDLVDENKDPMLALAERYIKIPCSCMSPNDRRIDNILELARDFKVDGIVYYTLQFCHGYNIEKHKVHQALKKAGVPMLFIEMDYSNSDVEQIGLRVDAFMEMLS
- a CDS encoding exodeoxyribonuclease III — protein: MSCIKILSWNVNGLRAAYKKGFMDIFTTHQPDILCLQETKAQEDQLPSSLRHVNGYKAYFSSAEKKGYSGVATYTKTEPIEISSKLGARKFDTEGRIITSDFGEFILFNVYFPNGKASQERLDFKMEFYDMFLERLDALKAQGKKLIICGDVNTAHKKIDLARPKENEKVSGFLPQERAWIGKLIDHGYLDTLRIFNDQPSQYTWWDMKTRARERNVGWRIDYFFASDNLKDSIKSSFILPEIMGSDHCPIGIELNI
- a CDS encoding cytochrome ubiquinol oxidase subunit I, coding for MVELLLLSRLQFALTVAFHFLFVPLTLGLALLVAVMETVYYKNKDETWRKMADFWGRIFKINFAIGLVTGLAMTFQFGTNWGAYSEFMGDVFGPPLAVEALLAFFLEGTFFGAWIFLNRNRQKLKAFSMWMVALGTNISALWIITANGFMQNPIGYEMAADGSKVIMTDFIALLTNSYVWYMLVHTLLSAYLLTAFLIMGICAYHFLKKNNSEVFKKSFSIAVTIALATAVMLPVLGHGYAQYVTEVQPAKGASMDAIWDTGSSVPMYLIQVPDASTGSNSIELLGIPGFASFLYTGSFSGTITGLNQLPQDELPPVGMVFWSFKLMTMLGFLFIAEALVGSYLQKSGKLYMSDKYLKLLVWSIPLPYIAITAGWIVAEVGRQPWIVYGLLKTANGISSVPISDVLVSILLISGFYLALIVFEIYLIKKTVVNARGVE
- a CDS encoding acyl-CoA dehydratase activase, with product MISVGIDAGSATTKAVLVNGDKNITHTIRSTGFDFMSAAEIAYEDVLTHAGIDKKDVKHVYSTGYGRNSIKFADKAISEITAHATGVYHLCPNVNGIIDIGGQDSKVISVNGGKVTDFLMNDKCAAGTGKFLEYTARALEVPIEELGDLALASKTPAGITSMCTVFAESEVISLRARGFAKEDIAAGLIESIARRVAVMARQLELKQNVAFVGGVAKNAAIKAALEKELGISLYVPPEPQITGALGAALYGIS
- a CDS encoding peroxiredoxin; the encoded protein is MPLIGDDAPKFTAKTTMGEIKFPEDYKGKWVILFSHPADFTPVCTTEFMTFASMQDEFKKLNTELIGLSIDSIYAHIAWLRTIKEKIEFKGMKNVEVTFPVIEDLRMDVAKMFGMVQPNASNTQAVRAVFFIDPKAKIRAIIYYPLSNGRNMAEIKRLLLAMQKSDADGVATPANWQPGEDVIIPPPGSCGVAKERVEKKEEGKYCLDWFMCFKRES
- a CDS encoding transcriptional repressor, with product MDNIGEADMKYTNQRVEIIAFLREHKGHPTVDEVYDGVRKKLTRISKATVYKNLKFLSQKGLLEEVNVKGVTRFEANFVPHHHLICRKCGKMDDYQSEELFDYSMKIAEDIEGFSIDSMSTNFYGICKQCKEDTING
- a CDS encoding ferritin-like domain-containing protein encodes the protein MGTKGIEILGINVNELVAELNRALADEWFAYYQYWIGAKVIKGPMKEAAAAELIQHAADELRHADMLATRIIQLGGTPVLSPADWDKLSHCGYDAPEDPFVKKILEQNIKGEQCAIQVYNNILQMVKDKDPVTYNIVLQILTDEIEHEDDLEAVMEDIELLQSRD